The genomic segment CCTATCAGCCTCAGGCGCGGGTGTTTACCGATCAGCTCCGCGTGCAGTTGCGCCAGTTCATTCTCGTCTTCAACAATCAGTACGTCGATAAGTTCATGATGCATAATCGGTATCTTCCAGTTTCTGTGCGGGACGCCGGGCGGTTCCCGTGGCGGGAATAAACAAAGAAAAAATTGCACCGCGTGGGATGTTATCGGCGACTTCTATCGCGCCGCCAGCCTGCGTGACGTAGCTTTCAATCAGATACAGGCCGATGCCATGATCGCCGCGCGTTTTGGTGGTGATGCCGCGTTCAAATATCCGTTCACGGATGTCTGGTTTGATGCCGATGCCCTGGTCGGCCACTTCAATAATCAGTTCTTGCTCGCTCAGTTTTATCAGCACGTCAACCGGCGCATGTGGGAGCGGGGCGCGCTGGGTGGCTTCAATGGCGTTATCCAGCAAATTGCCGATAATGGAAATCAACTCTTCTTCAGGCAGGGTCTGGAACGCTCTGTCCATCCGGCAGGCCGGGTCGAAATTCAGCTCCACGCCTTTTTCACGCGCGCGTGCCGCTTTCCCTAACAGCAGGCCGCACAGCGTCGGGGAGCGAAAACGTGACGAGATAAAGTCCAGCAGCTCCTGAGCGTGTTCCGACTGCGCCTGAATATAGCCAATCGCCTCTTCATAGCGTCCCATATGCAGCAGGCCAGAGAGCGTGGTCATGCGGTTTAGCTGCTCGTGGCGCATGATGCGCAGGTTATCGACATAGCGTTTAACCTGGCTCAACTGCGCGCTGAGCGAGTCGATCTCGTTGCGATCGCGGAAGGTGATCACCCAGCCCTGAAGGGAATCTTCCAGCATAATGCGCACCCGGCTTGCAATCACGGTGAGGTCGTTAAAGCGGCAAATCTCGTCATGTGTATCTTTCGCCAGCATGGTCCGGGCATTGAAGAACGCAACAGGAGCGATGACGTTGCTAATCAGCTGGCCGCGCAGTGCTCGCGCGGGTTGGCTCAGGCCCAACAGCTTACGCGCCGCCTGGTTGATCACTTCAATGCGCAGGTTATCATCAATGGCTATCACTCCTTCATAAATCGATTCCATCATCGCTTTTTGCTGGCGCACCAGCAGACCGATCTCTCGCGGCTCAAGAGAGAAGATCTGCTTTTTGATACTGCGGGTGAAGAACCAGGAAAAGATAAACAGGGCGATCAGCAACAGCACGCCAGCGATCAGAATATTGACCACTTTATTGACGGTGATGGTGTCCAGGTAGCTGGTCAAATACCCCACCGAGACAATCCCCACCACCTGCCCGGCATTGTTGAAAATAGGGGCTTTGCTGCGCAGAGAAATACCCAAACCGCCCTTACGGATGGTGGTGGTGCTCTTGCCGCGCAACACCTCTTCGTTGTCACCGCCCACCAGAGTTTTACCCACCCGGTCGGCAAAGACAGAATGAAACAGATGCAGCCCTTTGTTATCCCCTATCACAATAAAACTGGCATCGCTGTGGGCGGCTATTTTTTGCATGAAATCATGGATGGCGTTGATATCTTTGCGTTCAACTTGTTTACGCAGAGAGGGAATAAGCGCAATCTCTTCAGCCTGTATTTTTGCGCGCGCGCTCATCTCCTGATAAAGCTGCCTGCCGACATCGACATAATAATATCCCCCCAGCAGCGCAAACAGGACTGAGAAAAACGCAACCAAAGAAACGAACAGCTTAATTTGAAACGATACTTTCATCATTATCACGAGGGGTAATAGCAGGTGTGGTTAATATATCATCTTTTTTCAGGTGAATACCCGCCTTACGGAAAACTTGTGATCCCTTGCACAGCGCTGTCTATAAGAGATTTATCTGAAAGCGTTAACCGCCAGAGGCGAAATTCATAAATGTTATTTGCATGCTCACTTTAGAAAAGAAACCATAAAAACCACGGCAAAAAATAAGGTCTGAATCACATTAAATAAAAGAAACCATTAAAACCATAATCGCCATTAAAACTTCGTTTTTAATATGTCGCTCCTCACATAAAGTAAGCCTTTGTGACGCTACGCTGAAAGCACAAAATAACGAAGGGGCTTATTATGAGCACGACTGACGATTCATTCTCTGTTACCCACAACCCTGTAGATATTCAGCGCCCGTCGCTCAAAGAGCGGTGGTGGCATATTATGGATAGCTGGAAAATTGGGATTATACCTCTGCCACTGTTTGTTCTGGCGGGCGCGCTGATCGCCATTGATTGTCTGGGCGGAAAATTGCCGAGCGATATCGTGGTGATGGTTGCGACGCTGG from the unidentified bacterial endosymbiont genome contains:
- a CDS encoding ATP-binding protein; translated protein: MKVSFQIKLFVSLVAFFSVLFALLGGYYYVDVGRQLYQEMSARAKIQAEEIALIPSLRKQVERKDINAIHDFMQKIAAHSDASFIVIGDNKGLHLFHSVFADRVGKTLVGGDNEEVLRGKSTTTIRKGGLGISLRSKAPIFNNAGQVVGIVSVGYLTSYLDTITVNKVVNILIAGVLLLIALFIFSWFFTRSIKKQIFSLEPREIGLLVRQQKAMMESIYEGVIAIDDNLRIEVINQAARKLLGLSQPARALRGQLISNVIAPVAFFNARTMLAKDTHDEICRFNDLTVIASRVRIMLEDSLQGWVITFRDRNEIDSLSAQLSQVKRYVDNLRIMRHEQLNRMTTLSGLLHMGRYEEAIGYIQAQSEHAQELLDFISSRFRSPTLCGLLLGKAARAREKGVELNFDPACRMDRAFQTLPEEELISIIGNLLDNAIEATQRAPLPHAPVDVLIKLSEQELIIEVADQGIGIKPDIRERIFERGITTKTRGDHGIGLYLIESYVTQAGGAIEVADNIPRGAIFSLFIPATGTARRPAQKLEDTDYAS